In Providencia rettgeri, the following proteins share a genomic window:
- a CDS encoding cold-shock protein, whose amino-acid sequence MNFQLHMGRVKWFDAKEGYGFISPFNGGDDVFVTTKSIANKKIKSLFEGQSVEFSVTRNSDGITAADVIAY is encoded by the coding sequence ATGAATTTTCAATTACATATGGGTCGAGTTAAATGGTTTGACGCAAAAGAAGGTTACGGTTTTATTTCCCCATTCAATGGTGGTGATGATGTATTTGTGACAACAAAGTCAATTGCTAATAAAAAAATCAAATCATTATTCGAAGGTCAAAGCGTTGAGTTCTCTGTTACTCGTAATTCGGATGGCATAACGGCAGCTGACGTTATCGCTTATTAG
- a CDS encoding Trm112 family protein, whose amino-acid sequence MDHRLLEIVACPVCHGKLSYNKENLELICKFDHLAYPIRDGIPVLLENEARPVSLDEGQ is encoded by the coding sequence ATGGATCACCGTTTACTTGAAATCGTTGCCTGTCCTGTATGCCACGGCAAATTAAGTTATAACAAAGAAAACCTCGAACTTATTTGTAAGTTTGATCACTTAGCCTATCCCATTCGTGATGGCATCCCTGTATTGCTAGAAAATGAAGCGCGCCCTGTTTCATTAGATGAAGGCCAGTAA
- the kdsB gene encoding 3-deoxy-manno-octulosonate cytidylyltransferase, producing MFTVIIPARYASTRLPGKPLADIHGKPMVVRVMEQAIKSGASRVIVATDHSDVAKAVIEAGGEACMTDPNHQSGTERLAEVIDTYAFSDNEIIVNVQGDEPLIPPEIISQVAHNLQGSKAEMGTLAVPINDAHEAFNPNAVKVVTDHEGYALYFSRATIPWDRDNFAKSHDVIGDTFLRHIGIYAYRAGFIRRYIKWEASPLEKIEMLEQLRVLWYGEKIHVDVAKTTPGAGVDTPEDLELVRKQFIQ from the coding sequence ATGTTTACGGTTATTATTCCTGCTCGTTATGCATCAACACGTTTACCAGGGAAACCTTTGGCTGATATACATGGTAAGCCAATGGTTGTTCGGGTGATGGAACAAGCTATTAAGTCGGGGGCTAGCCGGGTGATAGTTGCGACAGATCACTCTGATGTTGCTAAAGCGGTGATTGAAGCGGGCGGTGAAGCCTGTATGACAGACCCAAATCATCAGTCTGGAACAGAAAGATTAGCTGAGGTTATTGATACTTATGCTTTTTCTGACAATGAAATCATCGTGAATGTGCAAGGTGATGAACCTTTAATTCCACCTGAGATTATTAGTCAAGTGGCTCATAACCTTCAGGGGAGCAAAGCTGAGATGGGGACACTGGCTGTACCTATTAATGATGCTCATGAAGCGTTTAATCCAAATGCAGTCAAGGTTGTTACTGACCACGAAGGTTATGCACTGTATTTTTCTCGAGCAACTATTCCTTGGGATAGGGACAACTTTGCCAAAAGCCATGATGTAATAGGCGATACCTTTTTACGCCATATCGGGATATACGCTTATCGCGCAGGGTTTATTCGTCGCTACATTAAGTGGGAAGCAAGTCCATTAGAAAAAATCGAAATGCTAGAGCAACTTAGGGTGCTTTGGTACGGAGAAAAAATTCATGTGGATGTCGCGAAAACTACGCCAGGCGCTGGTGTTGATACCCCTGAAGACCTTGAACTTGTTAGAAAGCAATTTATCCAGTAG